One genomic segment of Chelonia mydas isolate rCheMyd1 chromosome 1, rCheMyd1.pri.v2, whole genome shotgun sequence includes these proteins:
- the LOC102931802 gene encoding olfactory receptor 52K2 — translation MAASNWTTPNPSTFILSGIPGLEAAHVWISIPFCSVYILSILGNGLLLAVIKTEPSLHEPMYLFLSMLALADLVVSTTTLPKTLCIFWFRDKAIHINSCLAQIFLIHSVTTMESGFMLAMAFDRYVAICNPLRHSAILTNRAITKIGLGVVMRGFVLLGPHPFLLQRLPYCRTRIISHTYCEFMAMVKLACADTTVMSTYSLAVAFLAAGSDFILIVLSYILILWAVFRFPSKKARQKSLGTCSSHVCVMLVFYIPALFNFLSHRFGHVAPHVHILSANIYLLFPPMMNPIIYGVRTPGIRQRALHILGIKSA, via the coding sequence ATGGCAGCTTCCAACTGGACCAcgcccaacccctccaccttcatcctctCCGGCATCCCAGGGCTGGAGGCAGCGcacgtctggatctccatccccttctgctccGTCTACATTCTGTCCATCCTGGGGAAcggcctcctcctggctgttatCAAGACCGAGCCGAGCCTCCACGAGCCCATGTACCTTTTCCTTTCCATGCTGGCGCTTGCCGACCTGGTCGtatccaccaccaccctgcccaAAACCCTCTGCATTTTCTGGTTCAGAGACAAGGCTATTCACATCAACAGTTGCCTGGCCCAGATTTTTTTGATTCACTCAGTTACTACCATGGAGTCTGGGTTCATGCTGGCCATGGCCTTTGATCGCTACGTTGCTATCTGTAACCCGCTGCGACACTCGGCCATCCTGACCAATCGGGCCATAACCAAGATAGGGTTGGGCGTTGTGATGAGGGGATTCGTGTTATTAGGCCCACACCCATTCCTGCTTCAGCGACTCCCGTACTGCAGGACAAGAATCATTTCTCACACCTATTGTGAGTTCATGGCGATGGTGAAACTGGCCTGTGCAGACACAACGGTCATGAGTACCTATAGTCTAGCAGTAGCGTTTCTTGCCGCGGGATCAGATTTTATCCTCATTGTCCTGTCCTACATCCTGATCCTCTGGGCCGTCTTCAGATTCCCCTCCAAGAAGGCACGGCAGAAGTCCCTCGGCACCTGCAGTTCCCATGTCTGTGTCATGCTGGTGTTTTACATCCCCGCGCTCTTCAACTTCCTCTCCCACCGCTTCGGCCACGTGGCTCCCCACGTTCACATCCTCAGCGCCAACATTTACCTGCTCTTCCCTCCCATGATGaaccccatcatctatggggtGAGGACCCCTGGGATCAGGCAGAGGGCGCTCCACATCTTGGGCATCAAATCAGCCTGA